The Meleagris gallopavo isolate NT-WF06-2002-E0010 breed Aviagen turkey brand Nicholas breeding stock unplaced genomic scaffold, Turkey_5.1 ChrUn_random_7180001885220, whole genome shotgun sequence nucleotide sequence GCGGGTGCTACGTGGGACTGGTGGGGGTAATGGGGCCATGTGGGTGCTATGGGGCCCTGCGGGGCACCTCTGGGCACTACAGGGGTTGTGGGGTCTGCAGGTGCCGGGGGCCGCGCGGTGCCAGCCGGGTGTTGGGGTTGGAGCTGCACCCCGAAGGCCGAGAGCTCTTCGTCGCCTTCTCAGGGTGCATCGTGCGACTGCCCCTGAGCCGCTGCACCCGGCACGGGCAGTGCCGCCGGTATGGGGGACACGGGGGGCACGGGGGACCCCCCCCACGACCCCACACTGAGTGCTGACCCCACACAGGAGCTGCCTGGCGGCGCGGGACCCCTACTGCGTCTGGCTGC carries:
- the LOC104916327 gene encoding semaphorin-6C-like, producing MGPCGCYGALRGTSGHYRGCGVCRCRGPRGASRVLGLELHPEGRELFVAFSGCIVRLPLSRCTRHGQCRRSCLAARDPYCVWLPPGGCVPFSEDLPDGFEQDVEGSSGLTGTCPGEGTLGDIWGCGVMGGCRWHQGGQLGTWGT